Below is a window of Drosophila nasuta strain 15112-1781.00 chromosome X, ASM2355853v1, whole genome shotgun sequence DNA.
TCCGCCAGTCATGGAGTCAACGCTGAACGAAACACGTCGCTCTTTAgcgttatttttattgatcgCGGTCTTCAGCACGCTGAGCGCGGCTCAACTGCAGTTCCCCAAGGATCCGTCGAACATCAAGGATTTGAACGAGCTTGGCGCACAATATCTGCCCGCTGGCTACAGCAATTCGAATGTGACAGTCGCCGATCTGCAGCGTTTGCTGCGCCAAAAGTGCGAGAAGGCCAACTCCGGATTGCCTGCGAATCAAGTCGATGCCGGCAAATTGAGTGGAAATATCGAACAGGCGGCGGGTCAATTGTTCCAATGCGTCTCCGGGCTGCTGAATGTCACCGCCATGCTCGACGAGGTGGAGGATGCCAAGCCCAAAGGTGATCTCGATGTCGTCTTCGAGCGCTACTGTCTGCGTTTGCCGAATATGACACAGTGCCTGAACGACTTCAATGCGGCGCTGTTGCCGTGTTTGACACGCGAGGAGCGCAATCACAATGCGATGATGAAGCGCATTGTCGGCAAACTGCTGGACTTTGTGTGCTTCAGGAATGGCGATCAGATTGCCCTGTTCATTGCCGAGCAGGGGCCCGAATGCTTTGAGGAGCACAAGGATAACATTGGCAACTGCTT
It encodes the following:
- the LOC132796689 gene encoding 27 kDa glycoprotein produces the protein MESTLNETRRSLALFLLIAVFSTLSAAQLQFPKDPSNIKDLNELGAQYLPAGYSNSNVTVADLQRLLRQKCEKANSGLPANQVDAGKLSGNIEQAAGQLFQCVSGLLNVTAMLDEVEDAKPKGDLDVVFERYCLRLPNMTQCLNDFNAALLPCLTREERNHNAMMKRIVGKLLDFVCFRNGDQIALFIAEQGPECFEEHKDNIGNCFQTNFGHYLPSELNVTKLELPELVLDSKKCLDLHNFETCVLGHLEKCENITPSNIVESMFRYVRKETNCQQSINRETRESEPLSLRAGASVSSVATAAATLALPLALVLRTF